The following are encoded in a window of Paenibacillus polymyxa genomic DNA:
- a CDS encoding hemerythrin domain-containing protein translates to MLENEKLRFSKPAMRILENEHRYLTYLMDEWHAIVLWFEQHRILDLEEGRKQLEKLRMQIIDFRVPLKKHTEKEEEHFFSMLGTYIGFEQGPLVGIQEEHREIEGYIDHFLHQTEGDLSLLTLDDIQEAAKNAGEAFEVLTVHFIKEETVLFPMAEQQINRNDLTKLCDKLNTLIS, encoded by the coding sequence GTGCTGGAAAATGAGAAACTGCGCTTTTCCAAACCTGCCATGCGTATTCTTGAAAATGAGCATCGATATCTAACCTATCTGATGGATGAATGGCATGCCATTGTATTGTGGTTTGAGCAGCACAGAATACTAGATTTGGAAGAAGGCCGCAAGCAACTGGAAAAACTGAGAATGCAGATTATCGACTTTAGGGTACCCCTCAAGAAACATACCGAAAAGGAAGAAGAACACTTCTTTTCTATGCTAGGAACCTACATTGGTTTTGAGCAGGGGCCGCTCGTCGGTATACAGGAGGAGCACCGTGAAATAGAGGGCTATATCGATCATTTTCTTCATCAGACGGAGGGCGATTTGAGTTTGCTCACGCTTGATGACATTCAAGAGGCAGCCAAGAACGCGGGAGAGGCCTTTGAAGTGCTGACTGTACATTTTATAAAAGAAGAAACCGTACTTTTTCCTATGGCAGAGCAACAGATCAATCGGAATGATCTGACCAAGTTATGTGACAAATTAAATACGCTTATCTCTTGA
- a CDS encoding response regulator transcription factor, with translation MKIVLADDHAIVRSGFSMILNFQSDMEVVGTAADGIEAYTMVAKYRPDILIMDLSMPPGESGLIATGKIKEDHPDTKILILTMHDDEEYLFHILKNGASGYVLKNAPDEELLLAIRTIHGGGTYIHPKMATSLVREFIKKDTTSQSEDPYEILSKRELEILPLVAKGYGNKEVAEKLFISVKTVEANKAKIMEKLNLRSRPELVQYALKKKMLDF, from the coding sequence ATCAAAATTGTGTTAGCGGATGACCATGCAATTGTACGGAGCGGATTTTCCATGATTTTGAACTTCCAATCGGATATGGAGGTTGTTGGAACGGCTGCAGACGGCATTGAAGCGTATACAATGGTAGCTAAATATCGTCCAGATATTCTGATCATGGACCTCAGCATGCCCCCAGGCGAGAGTGGATTGATCGCCACAGGCAAGATTAAAGAAGACCACCCTGATACTAAAATTCTGATTCTGACCATGCATGATGATGAAGAATATCTTTTTCATATTTTAAAGAATGGTGCTTCAGGGTATGTTTTGAAAAATGCTCCAGATGAGGAGCTATTGCTTGCTATACGAACCATTCATGGGGGTGGGACTTATATCCATCCTAAAATGGCTACTTCTCTCGTTCGTGAGTTCATCAAAAAAGATACGACGTCACAATCAGAAGATCCTTATGAGATCCTGTCCAAGCGGGAACTGGAGATTCTGCCTCTGGTCGCAAAAGGTTACGGTAACAAGGAAGTTGCGGAAAAGCTGTTCATCTCTGTCAAGACGGTGGAAGCGAACAAAGCGAAGATCATGGAAAAATTGAATTTAAGAAGCCGGCCTGAACTGGTCCAATATGCATTAAAGAAAAAAATGCTGGATTTTTAG
- a CDS encoding sensor histidine kinase, whose product MTLSVGTGSLNALMVKLFENSTEAIFFFDGQGNTLAMNPAAEEIVSDDVLIQLYEGKEKALCGTCRGYTSETEPRTCLDCYFNMPESKDFASFQVYLETKSNGMIPYAASFHTIDSEHGTRVLMLRDLTPQFQTQEKLYQNKMMKHVIEAQENERKRLSRELHDSVAQELMSAVVELRVLKYMTNDEQLIKNMKQTEASMTRLLDDIRNLSVELRPATLDDFGLEAAFRSHFKRVEQSFGLVVEFVSDLPQKRYGSEKETVIYRVCQEAVLNALKYAQVDMVKVSLSEHDHTLRLTVEDDGVGFEKGSNPIGTGLGLYGMQERAELVGGSFGVLSNVGQGTKVFLKIPIGHEEE is encoded by the coding sequence TTGACATTATCTGTAGGGACTGGCTCTTTGAATGCGCTAATGGTGAAGTTGTTTGAGAACAGTACAGAAGCCATTTTCTTTTTTGATGGGCAAGGGAACACCCTAGCTATGAACCCGGCAGCGGAGGAGATTGTGAGCGATGACGTCCTCATTCAACTCTATGAAGGGAAGGAAAAAGCTTTGTGTGGAACATGCAGGGGCTATACAAGCGAAACGGAGCCCCGTACCTGCCTTGATTGTTATTTCAATATGCCAGAATCCAAGGATTTCGCTTCTTTTCAGGTTTATCTGGAAACAAAGAGCAACGGAATGATCCCCTATGCCGCTTCTTTTCACACCATTGATTCTGAACATGGAACAAGGGTGTTGATGTTGAGGGACTTGACTCCGCAATTTCAGACGCAGGAAAAATTGTATCAAAACAAAATGATGAAGCATGTCATTGAAGCGCAGGAAAATGAGCGTAAACGGCTTTCCAGGGAACTGCACGACAGCGTCGCCCAGGAATTGATGAGTGCGGTTGTTGAGCTGCGGGTGTTAAAATACATGACGAATGATGAACAGCTTATCAAAAACATGAAGCAGACTGAAGCATCCATGACGCGATTGCTGGATGATATCCGCAACCTGTCTGTGGAACTACGCCCCGCCACACTTGATGATTTTGGGCTTGAAGCAGCATTTCGTTCCCACTTTAAGAGGGTTGAACAAAGCTTTGGTCTTGTCGTTGAATTTGTGTCGGATCTTCCCCAAAAGCGATATGGAAGTGAAAAGGAAACGGTCATTTACCGTGTCTGCCAGGAGGCTGTTCTCAATGCCTTGAAGTATGCCCAGGTAGATATGGTTAAAGTTTCTTTGTCTGAGCACGATCATACGCTTCGTTTGACTGTAGAGGACGATGGGGTTGGCTTTGAAAAGGGGAGCAATCCTATTGGAACGGGACTTGGTTTATATGGCATGCAGGAGAGAGCAGAACTGGTAGGTGGAAGTTTTGGCGTTCTTTCAAATGTTGGTCAAGGAACCAAAGTATTTTTAAAAATTCCGATTGGACATGAGGAGGAGTAA
- a CDS encoding GAF domain-containing protein gives MNNRMDYQRELERIREHFGYDFMALALVEPAEYQYVIKWKNAAGNLNDRFKRIVLQSGKGIAGVVFKTGKSVFIPSVHQYVGADNLFNYPIVQSEKLKSLGAVPLWNDARVAGVLLGGFREELLMTAAMMRDLEALAHRGFGELNGKEVM, from the coding sequence ATGAATAATAGGATGGATTATCAAAGGGAGCTTGAGCGAATACGCGAACATTTCGGTTATGATTTCATGGCGCTTGCTCTGGTTGAACCGGCCGAATATCAATACGTAATTAAATGGAAAAATGCAGCCGGTAATTTAAATGATCGCTTTAAGCGAATTGTACTGCAATCCGGAAAGGGCATAGCAGGAGTCGTGTTCAAAACTGGGAAATCCGTTTTCATTCCATCTGTTCATCAATATGTGGGGGCAGACAACCTGTTTAACTACCCGATCGTTCAATCCGAGAAGCTCAAGAGTCTCGGGGCTGTTCCCCTATGGAATGATGCTCGCGTCGCGGGCGTACTGCTTGGTGGATTTCGGGAAGAACTGCTGATGACCGCAGCCATGATGCGTGATTTGGAAGCTTTGGCGCATAGGGGATTTGGAGAGTTGAACGGGAAGGAAGTGATGTAA
- the narI gene encoding respiratory nitrate reductase subunit gamma produces the protein MMLEQFLWVIFPYMCVVVFIVGHIFRYRNDQFNWTAKSSEFIEKKQLMIGSLLFHLGIIPVIMGHVSGLGIPKTWMHALGVNDHLYHIGAVYIGGIFGAMTFLGMLILTSRRFTIRNVRRLSTASDLIVNVLLLAIVCMGMFATLVTNAVQPEFDYRETISIWFRGLFIFRVDPTLMRDVPMSFKLHILMAFAIFAFWPFTRLVHVWSVPLNYVRRSYILYRRHKSN, from the coding sequence ATGATGCTAGAGCAGTTTTTATGGGTCATTTTCCCTTATATGTGCGTGGTCGTCTTTATTGTAGGCCATATTTTCCGCTACAGAAACGACCAGTTCAATTGGACAGCGAAATCAAGTGAGTTTATTGAAAAAAAACAATTGATGATCGGAAGCCTCTTGTTCCACCTGGGTATCATCCCGGTTATTATGGGGCATGTGTCCGGTCTGGGCATACCGAAAACCTGGATGCATGCACTGGGTGTAAATGATCATCTGTATCATATTGGGGCAGTTTATATTGGTGGTATATTCGGAGCCATGACGTTCCTCGGTATGTTGATTCTCACCTCTCGCCGTTTTACAATACGCAATGTGCGCCGTTTAAGTACAGCGTCTGATTTGATCGTAAACGTATTGCTTTTGGCCATTGTATGCATGGGGATGTTTGCGACTCTCGTAACGAATGCGGTACAGCCAGAATTCGATTATCGAGAGACGATCTCAATCTGGTTCCGCGGTTTATTCATATTCCGTGTCGACCCGACACTGATGAGAGACGTACCGATGTCCTTCAAGCTTCATATCCTTATGGCCTTTGCGATTTTTGCATTCTGGCCGTTTACCCGGCTTGTACATGTGTGGAGTGTTCCGTTGAATTATGTGCGCAGAAGTTATATCCTTTACAGAAGACATAAATCGAATTAG
- the narJ gene encoding nitrate reductase molybdenum cofactor assembly chaperone translates to MINVAKLYECKPSFGFFAQQLMYPEKLDFHPAFLEASFDPNHPAYTYANTYWSLMQEFSMEEIQEMYTETFDFQKNCALYMTYFKFEDAKERGQMLVKLKVLYEMYGLEMPDGELPDYLPLMCEFLYAAEWAQDPKTTENFRMPIAILEDGTYHLLKALEKMESPYFHLVKGLRETLKACVEQEAAAQ, encoded by the coding sequence GTGATTAATGTAGCGAAGTTGTATGAATGCAAGCCATCATTCGGGTTTTTCGCTCAGCAACTCATGTACCCGGAAAAGCTGGATTTTCATCCAGCTTTTCTGGAAGCATCGTTTGATCCGAACCATCCGGCATATACGTATGCGAACACCTACTGGTCCCTTATGCAAGAGTTCAGTATGGAAGAGATTCAGGAAATGTATACGGAAACCTTTGATTTTCAAAAGAATTGTGCACTATATATGACTTACTTTAAATTCGAAGATGCAAAAGAACGGGGACAAATGTTGGTCAAGTTAAAGGTGCTATATGAGATGTACGGTCTTGAAATGCCAGATGGAGAGCTGCCAGATTACCTTCCGCTCATGTGTGAATTTCTGTATGCCGCCGAATGGGCGCAAGATCCGAAGACGACAGAAAACTTCCGCATGCCAATCGCGATCCTGGAAGACGGCACATATCATTTGCTTAAAGCACTGGAAAAAATGGAAAGCCCGTATTTTCATCTGGTGAAGGGACTGCGCGAAACGCTTAAAGCTTGCGTAGAACAGGAGGCGGCCGCGCAATGA
- the narH gene encoding nitrate reductase subunit beta, with product MKIKAQIAMVMNLDKCIGCHTCSVTCKTTWTNRKGAEYMWFNNVETKPGIGYPKRWEDQELYKGGWQLRKGKLELKSGNKLSKIALGKIFYNPDMPEMKDYYEPWTYNYEQLTNAGEQKHSPVARAHSAVTGEKMDLEWGPNWEDDLAGAHVTGPLDPNIQKIEEEIKFNFEKSFMVYLPRLCEHCLNPSCVASCPSGAMYKRDEDGIVLVDQEACRGWRYCMTGCPYKKVYFNWQTNKAEKCTFCFPRVEAGLPTVCSETCTGRIRYLGVMLYDADRVLEAASTQDEKELYKAQCDLFMDPSDPAVIAQARKDGISEDWIEAAQNSPVYKLAIEHKLAFPLHPEYRTLPMVWYVPPLSPIMNYFEGKDSIENPDMIFPAIEEMRTPIQYLANMLTAGDTQTVKESLQRMAMMRSYMRAQSTGQPFDESRLERIGMTPRQTEQMYRLLAIAKYEDRFVIPTSHKEGYSNPYRAQGSAGYGDTMGNMGSGSGCDGCSMASSMGMEEPLKTGKEMYEENFYGGIWRD from the coding sequence TTGAAGATTAAAGCTCAAATTGCCATGGTCATGAACCTGGATAAGTGTATTGGCTGTCATACGTGCAGCGTGACATGTAAAACAACCTGGACGAACCGCAAAGGTGCGGAATATATGTGGTTTAACAATGTGGAAACCAAACCGGGTATCGGTTATCCGAAGCGCTGGGAAGATCAGGAATTATATAAAGGGGGCTGGCAGCTCCGCAAAGGGAAACTAGAACTGAAGTCAGGCAACAAGCTGTCCAAGATAGCACTGGGTAAGATTTTTTACAATCCAGACATGCCGGAAATGAAAGATTATTATGAGCCCTGGACTTATAATTACGAGCAACTGACCAACGCTGGCGAACAGAAGCATTCACCTGTGGCACGTGCACATTCTGCGGTAACCGGTGAGAAAATGGATTTGGAGTGGGGTCCAAACTGGGAAGATGATCTGGCGGGTGCGCATGTAACGGGTCCGCTTGATCCAAATATTCAAAAAATTGAAGAAGAAATTAAATTTAACTTTGAGAAGTCGTTCATGGTTTATCTCCCACGGCTTTGCGAACATTGTTTAAATCCGAGCTGTGTCGCGTCATGTCCTTCGGGTGCCATGTACAAACGGGACGAGGACGGAATCGTGCTCGTGGATCAGGAAGCCTGCCGTGGCTGGCGGTATTGCATGACGGGCTGCCCATACAAAAAAGTGTACTTTAACTGGCAGACGAACAAAGCGGAAAAATGTACCTTCTGTTTCCCACGTGTGGAAGCTGGTCTGCCGACAGTCTGCTCCGAGACATGTACAGGACGAATTCGCTACCTCGGCGTTATGCTGTATGACGCGGATCGAGTGCTTGAGGCCGCTTCTACGCAGGATGAGAAAGAGCTTTATAAAGCGCAATGCGACCTGTTCATGGATCCAAGTGATCCGGCAGTGATTGCTCAAGCGAGAAAAGACGGTATCTCGGAGGACTGGATTGAAGCAGCGCAGAACTCGCCGGTCTACAAGCTTGCTATTGAGCACAAGCTGGCATTCCCGCTTCATCCGGAATACCGCACATTACCTATGGTCTGGTATGTGCCACCACTCAGTCCGATCATGAATTACTTTGAAGGGAAAGACTCAATTGAGAATCCCGATATGATCTTTCCGGCTATCGAAGAGATGCGCACCCCTATTCAGTACCTTGCCAATATGCTGACAGCGGGCGACACGCAAACTGTGAAGGAATCCTTGCAGCGAATGGCTATGATGCGCTCCTATATGCGTGCCCAATCCACAGGACAACCTTTCGATGAAAGCCGTCTTGAGCGCATCGGCATGACACCGCGGCAGACTGAGCAGATGTATCGACTTCTGGCGATTGCCAAGTATGAGGATCGTTTCGTCATTCCGACATCACATAAAGAAGGATATTCGAATCCGTACCGGGCTCAAGGATCTGCTGGTTACGGCGATACCATGGGAAACATGGGTTCTGGCTCTGGATGTGACGGCTGTAGTATGGCAAGTTCGATGGGGATGGAAGAGCCTTTGAAAACGGGCAAAGAAATGTATGAAGAAAACTTCTACGGGGGTATTTGGCGTGATTAA